The following coding sequences are from one Achromobacter sp. B7 window:
- a CDS encoding NAD(P)/FAD-dependent oxidoreductase: MEHREVVVIGAGPAGAVAAALLKRQGHDVLMLERQQFPRFSIGESLLAHCLEFVEEAGMMPAVNAAGFQVKNGAAFARGDDYTYFDFRDKFTAGPGTTFQVQRAQFDKVLADDAARQGVDVRYLQEVTAADFSGDQPLLDVRGVDGASYQVKSRFVLDASGYGRVLARLLDLERPSSMPPRKAIFTHIEDRIDDPGFDREKILISVHPEQPGIWYWLIPFSNGRCSFGVVGGQDLFGGPDQDLMSTLREMAAAAPNLKRVLANAVWDTPANTIGGYSASVTRLYGPGYALLGNAAEFLDPVFSSGVTIALRSSKLATDALHRQLGGEVVDWQADFADPLMLGVETFRAYVQGWYSGEFQDVVFHKNPQPEIRRMISSILAGYAWDTANPFVASPQRRLRMLSELCRGAATQAEPA; this comes from the coding sequence ATGGAACATCGTGAAGTCGTCGTCATCGGAGCAGGTCCCGCCGGTGCGGTTGCGGCGGCCCTGCTCAAGCGGCAAGGCCATGATGTGCTGATGCTGGAACGCCAGCAATTTCCGCGCTTTTCAATTGGCGAAAGCCTGCTGGCGCACTGCCTGGAATTCGTTGAAGAAGCCGGCATGATGCCTGCCGTCAACGCGGCGGGCTTTCAGGTGAAAAACGGCGCCGCCTTTGCGCGGGGCGACGACTACACCTACTTTGATTTTCGCGACAAGTTCACCGCCGGCCCCGGCACCACCTTCCAGGTGCAGCGCGCGCAGTTCGACAAAGTGCTGGCCGACGATGCCGCGCGCCAGGGCGTGGACGTGCGCTACCTGCAAGAAGTCACGGCCGCGGATTTCAGCGGCGACCAACCGCTGCTGGACGTGCGCGGCGTCGACGGCGCCAGCTACCAGGTCAAGAGCCGCTTCGTGCTGGACGCCAGCGGCTATGGCCGCGTGCTGGCGCGCTTGCTGGATTTGGAACGCCCTTCCTCGATGCCGCCGCGCAAGGCCATCTTCACGCACATCGAAGACCGCATCGACGACCCCGGCTTTGACCGCGAGAAAATCCTGATCAGCGTGCACCCCGAGCAGCCGGGCATCTGGTACTGGCTGATTCCGTTCTCGAACGGCCGCTGCTCGTTCGGCGTGGTTGGCGGGCAGGATCTGTTCGGTGGCCCCGACCAGGACCTGATGTCGACCCTGCGTGAGATGGCCGCAGCCGCGCCGAACCTCAAGCGCGTGCTGGCCAATGCCGTGTGGGACACGCCGGCCAATACCATCGGCGGATATTCCGCCAGCGTCACCCGGCTGTACGGGCCCGGCTACGCGCTGCTGGGCAACGCGGCCGAATTCCTGGACCCGGTGTTTTCATCCGGCGTGACCATCGCGCTACGCTCGTCCAAGTTGGCCACCGACGCCCTGCACCGCCAGCTGGGCGGCGAAGTGGTGGACTGGCAGGCCGATTTTGCCGACCCCTTGATGCTGGGCGTAGAGACCTTCCGCGCCTATGTGCAAGGCTGGTACAGCGGCGAATTCCAGGACGTGGTGTTCCACAAGAACCCGCAGCCCGAGATCCGCCGGATGATCAGCTCGATTCTGGCCGGCTACGCGTGGGACACCGCCAACCCCTTTGTCGCCAGCCCGCAACGCCGCCTGCGCATGCTAAGCGAGCTTTGCCGCGGCGCCGCCACGCAAGCCGAACCCGCCTGA
- a CDS encoding MMPL family transporter: MRFPIERWLPRLFKLGLLLVLCVGAWQCRHGWPVSANLMELVPHTQTDATRQLAEARIQEPLSRQLLALVAARPGADPVAPARALADRLRDSVLFASVQLELNVDVAALRAQLLAGRLAMLPSADRDQLAGDPAAYAQRRARELSDPFSSSGLVPVDQDWLGLTRRAEQALRPGGVVQYDMGTGTLQAEHAGRRWVLVRAETRADAFDTDAPQGLATRIDEARQALQADGAELLVAGGPLYAAAGRAQAVAESSWIGSIAMTGIVLVLLLALRRARALLAFIPVAVGLLTGAVACVAVFGSIHVLTLVIGASLIGVAVDFPMHWLGKSYGMADWHAWPALRRVLPGLTISLAASLVGYVALAFTPFPALTQTAVFSAAGLLGAYACTVCQLPSWMNGWHPRPWPPLLHAAEAALRLRERVAGRRLLLAAGALALVAATVGGVSRLVIQDDLRQWLSLPAPLLQQARQIGEITGFTPTSQFFLVRAPDADELLRRQARVARKLDALVQRGDLAGYSALSQLVSPVQDQLALGRQLTAQAARPDPWKPLTDLGIPFEALQRELNAFATLPALTIDAALQGPLAERWRGQWLGVHDGQAAGMVTLLGLRSAAALDGIAGDLPGVELVDRSGDLNRMFASTRIEAAELKLLSYGVAAVLLLLTLGRAATWRILAVPLAATACALAALGYLGQPLTLFSLFGLLLVSAIGVDYAIFMYERVAGAAASLVGVLLGAVTTLLSFGLLAVSQTPAIANFGMAVALGVAFSLLWSPWVRPPQRGRSH; this comes from the coding sequence GTGCGTTTTCCCATTGAGCGCTGGCTGCCCCGGCTGTTCAAGCTGGGTCTGCTACTTGTCCTGTGCGTGGGCGCGTGGCAATGCCGCCATGGCTGGCCGGTGTCGGCCAACCTGATGGAGCTGGTGCCGCACACCCAGACCGACGCCACGCGGCAATTGGCCGAAGCACGCATCCAGGAACCGCTGTCTCGCCAGTTGCTGGCGCTGGTGGCGGCGCGGCCGGGCGCGGACCCGGTGGCGCCCGCGCGCGCCTTGGCCGACCGCCTGCGCGACAGCGTCCTGTTCGCCTCGGTGCAGCTGGAATTGAATGTGGACGTGGCCGCGCTGCGCGCGCAGCTGCTGGCCGGACGCCTGGCCATGCTGCCCTCTGCCGACCGCGACCAACTGGCCGGCGACCCCGCCGCCTACGCCCAACGCCGCGCGCGCGAATTGTCCGACCCGTTTTCGTCGTCGGGACTGGTGCCCGTGGACCAGGACTGGCTGGGGCTGACCCGGCGCGCCGAACAAGCGTTGCGGCCCGGCGGCGTGGTGCAATACGACATGGGCACCGGCACGTTGCAAGCGGAACATGCCGGCCGGCGCTGGGTGCTGGTGCGCGCCGAAACGCGCGCTGACGCGTTCGACACCGACGCGCCGCAGGGCCTGGCCACCCGCATCGATGAAGCCCGCCAGGCGCTACAGGCCGACGGCGCAGAACTATTGGTTGCCGGCGGCCCGCTGTACGCGGCGGCCGGGCGGGCGCAGGCCGTGGCCGAAAGCTCCTGGATCGGGTCCATCGCCATGACCGGCATCGTCCTGGTGCTGTTGCTGGCCTTGCGCCGCGCGCGTGCGTTGCTGGCGTTCATCCCGGTGGCGGTGGGCCTGTTGACCGGCGCCGTAGCCTGCGTGGCGGTGTTTGGCTCGATCCATGTGCTGACGCTGGTGATCGGCGCCAGCCTGATCGGCGTGGCGGTGGACTTTCCCATGCACTGGCTGGGCAAAAGCTACGGCATGGCCGACTGGCATGCATGGCCCGCGCTGCGCCGCGTGTTGCCCGGCCTGACCATCAGCCTGGCGGCCAGCCTGGTCGGCTACGTGGCACTGGCCTTTACACCGTTTCCTGCCCTGACGCAGACGGCCGTCTTTTCAGCCGCCGGGCTGTTGGGCGCCTACGCGTGCACGGTGTGCCAGCTTCCGTCATGGATGAACGGCTGGCATCCGCGCCCATGGCCGCCGCTGTTGCACGCCGCCGAAGCGGCTTTGCGCTTGCGCGAACGCGTGGCGGGCCGACGCCTGCTGCTGGCGGCGGGCGCGCTGGCGCTGGTGGCCGCTACCGTGGGTGGCGTCAGCCGGCTGGTCATCCAGGACGACCTGCGCCAATGGTTGAGCCTGCCCGCGCCGCTATTGCAACAAGCGCGCCAGATCGGCGAGATCACCGGCTTCACGCCAACCAGCCAGTTCTTTCTTGTGCGCGCGCCCGACGCGGACGAGCTGCTGCGCCGACAAGCGCGGGTGGCCCGCAAGCTGGACGCGCTGGTCCAGCGTGGCGACCTTGCCGGTTACAGCGCGCTTAGCCAACTGGTGTCGCCCGTGCAAGACCAGCTGGCGCTAGGCCGGCAACTGACGGCGCAGGCCGCGCGGCCCGACCCCTGGAAGCCCCTGACCGACCTGGGCATACCGTTTGAGGCCTTGCAGCGCGAACTGAATGCCTTCGCCACCTTGCCTGCGTTGACCATCGACGCCGCGCTGCAAGGCCCGCTTGCCGAACGCTGGCGCGGCCAATGGCTGGGCGTGCACGACGGCCAGGCAGCCGGCATGGTCACGCTGCTGGGCCTGCGCAGCGCCGCCGCGCTGGACGGCATCGCGGGCGATTTGCCGGGCGTCGAACTGGTGGACCGCAGCGGCGACTTGAACCGCATGTTCGCCTCAACCCGTATCGAAGCCGCCGAACTCAAGCTGCTGTCCTATGGGGTGGCGGCCGTCTTGCTGCTGCTGACGCTGGGTCGCGCGGCCACCTGGCGCATCCTGGCGGTGCCGCTTGCCGCCACCGCCTGCGCCTTGGCCGCGTTGGGCTATCTGGGCCAGCCCCTGACCCTGTTCAGCCTGTTCGGCCTGCTGTTGGTGTCCGCCATCGGCGTGGACTACGCCATTTTCATGTACGAACGCGTGGCGGGCGCCGCCGCCAGCCTGGTCGGCGTCCTGCTGGGCGCCGTCACCACCTTGCTGTCCTTCGGTCTGCTTGCCGTCAGCCAGACGCCTGCCATTGCGAACTTCGGCATGGCCGTCGCGCTGGGCGTTGCCTTTTCTTTGCTGTGGTCTCCCTGGGTGCGTCCGCCCCAGCGCGGCCGCTCCCATTAG
- a CDS encoding outer membrane lipoprotein carrier protein LolA, producing MKAPAAKSFALGLKHGLKRGLTLARHAALRQLQWLLLLLIALPWTAHAFSLDDLQAQLRATPVVRGHFIQQKFLRSLPQPLTSRGDFTLAAGKGLLWLLRTPIAQDLRIDAGGISRRDESGAWQALPQQTGSGRENRLFLSVLAGDTKDLQDNFDLALTGDAAAWQLMLTPRSALLRQIFDNIQINGGKLVDRIELRESQGDRSVLQMTDAVAADALTSEEQRAFSH from the coding sequence ATGAAGGCGCCTGCTGCCAAGTCGTTTGCACTGGGGCTGAAACACGGCTTGAAACGCGGCCTGACACTCGCACGACATGCGGCGCTGCGGCAGTTGCAGTGGCTCTTGCTGTTGCTGATCGCGCTGCCGTGGACCGCGCACGCTTTCAGCCTGGACGACCTGCAAGCCCAGCTGCGTGCCACGCCGGTCGTGCGTGGCCATTTCATCCAGCAAAAATTCCTGCGCTCGCTGCCGCAGCCCCTGACCAGCCGTGGCGACTTCACGCTGGCAGCCGGCAAAGGGCTGTTGTGGCTGCTGCGCACGCCCATCGCCCAGGACCTGCGCATCGACGCTGGCGGCATATCGCGGCGTGATGAATCCGGGGCCTGGCAGGCGTTGCCGCAACAGACCGGGTCGGGCCGCGAGAACAGGCTGTTCCTGTCGGTGCTGGCCGGCGACACCAAAGACCTGCAAGACAACTTCGACCTTGCCCTGACGGGCGACGCCGCGGCATGGCAGCTGATGCTGACGCCGCGGTCCGCTTTGCTGCGCCAGATTTTCGACAACATCCAGATCAACGGCGGCAAGCTGGTCGACCGCATCGAATTGCGCGAATCCCAAGGCGACCGCAGCGTCCTGCAAATGACGGACGCGGTTGCCGCCGACGCCCTGACTTCAGAAGAACAACGTGCGTTTTCCCATTGA
- a CDS encoding thioesterase family protein: MRKRGLIGAQVDIQVPFFDVDSLNVVWHGHYVKYLEQARCELLDQLGHNYDAMRASGYAWPVIDLHLRYAQPAEFGQRLTVRAELVEWENRLKINYLILDTASGKRLTRGTSEQVAVCIATREMQLTSPPAFVDAVRRKLHALEASA, translated from the coding sequence ATGCGTAAACGAGGCCTTATCGGCGCACAGGTCGACATCCAGGTCCCCTTCTTCGACGTCGACTCGCTCAATGTCGTGTGGCACGGCCACTACGTGAAGTACCTGGAGCAGGCGCGTTGCGAACTGCTGGACCAACTGGGCCACAACTACGACGCCATGCGCGCCAGCGGCTACGCCTGGCCGGTCATCGATCTGCATTTGCGCTATGCCCAGCCGGCCGAGTTCGGCCAGCGCCTGACGGTCCGCGCCGAGCTGGTGGAATGGGAAAACCGCTTGAAGATCAATTACCTGATCCTGGATACGGCAAGCGGCAAGCGGCTGACGCGCGGCACGTCGGAACAGGTGGCCGTCTGCATCGCAACTCGTGAAATGCAGCTGACCTCGCCACCCGCGTTCGTGGACGCCGTGCGGCGCAAGCTGCATGCCCTGGAGGCGTCGGCATGA
- a CDS encoding glycosyl transferase: MSAADSHWAHQRERGSPLLMRLTAWAARRLGRRVVAPVVWIVVLYFYAFGGRARRAIAQYQQRLSGTTTPDMPDMANMPPLPHVPLPRTLPVYRQYLAFADAMLDKLDVWQGKITLSHLDIADPDGLHAQMGTGRGQILVGSHLGNIEVCRALAEQSGALRLNVLVHSKHAVHFNRLLDEAGGGLRMIQVSELDAATMLDLAQRLDRGEWLAIAGDRVPLQGDRTTRVNFLGAPAALPQGPWLLAGLLRCPVNVLFCTRHGGRYRVAMQRLCDGIEWTRATRQERIAYWAQRYADQLAAHCRLAPLQWFNFYPFWKDDA; this comes from the coding sequence TTGAGCGCCGCCGATTCCCATTGGGCCCACCAGCGCGAGCGCGGCAGCCCCCTATTGATGCGCCTGACGGCCTGGGCCGCGCGTCGGCTGGGCCGCCGCGTGGTCGCGCCCGTGGTGTGGATCGTGGTGCTGTACTTCTACGCATTCGGTGGCCGCGCGCGCCGCGCCATCGCGCAGTACCAGCAGCGGCTATCCGGCACGACAACGCCCGACATGCCCGACATGGCCAACATGCCGCCCTTGCCGCACGTGCCGCTGCCGCGCACCCTGCCCGTCTACCGCCAATACCTGGCCTTCGCCGACGCCATGCTGGACAAGCTGGACGTGTGGCAAGGCAAGATCACGCTGTCGCACCTGGACATCGCCGACCCCGACGGCCTGCATGCGCAAATGGGCACCGGCCGTGGCCAGATCCTGGTGGGCTCGCATCTGGGCAACATCGAAGTGTGCCGCGCGCTGGCCGAACAGTCGGGCGCGCTGCGCCTGAATGTGCTGGTGCACAGCAAGCACGCCGTGCATTTCAACCGCCTGCTGGATGAGGCCGGCGGTGGCTTGCGCATGATCCAGGTCAGCGAACTGGACGCCGCCACCATGCTGGACCTGGCGCAGCGCCTGGATCGCGGGGAATGGCTGGCCATTGCCGGCGACCGCGTGCCGTTGCAGGGCGACCGCACCACGCGGGTCAACTTCCTGGGTGCGCCGGCCGCGCTGCCGCAAGGGCCCTGGCTGCTGGCGGGGCTGCTGCGCTGCCCGGTCAATGTGCTGTTCTGCACGCGCCATGGCGGCCGCTACCGCGTCGCCATGCAACGCCTGTGCGACGGCATCGAATGGACGCGCGCCACGCGCCAGGAACGCATCGCCTACTGGGCGCAACGCTATGCCGACCAACTTGCCGCGCACTGCCGACTGGCGCCGCTGCAATGGTTCAACTTCTACCCTTTCTGGAAAGACGATGCGTAA
- a CDS encoding glycosyltransferase family 2 protein codes for MPQPHKLCAVIPVYNHGATVAAVHTQMAAQGLPCVLVDDGSEPGCAAVLDTLAGQPRTHLVRRAVNGGKGAAVQDGLRAAAAFGYTHALQVDADGQHALHDAIAMAEASRAHPQAVICGAPVYGDDVPRSRLYGRWLTRVWVWINTLSMDIPDAMCGFRIYPLASVLPVIDRAGVGRRMDFDIAILVRLHWRGVPMAWRPTRVTYPAGGVSHFKGLRDNVLISRMHARLFFGMLGRAPALLWRRLARRAHRLAGRAPS; via the coding sequence ATGCCGCAACCCCATAAGCTGTGCGCGGTCATCCCGGTTTACAACCATGGCGCCACGGTAGCCGCCGTGCATACGCAGATGGCGGCGCAGGGCTTGCCCTGCGTGCTGGTGGACGATGGTTCCGAGCCGGGCTGCGCGGCCGTGCTTGACACGCTGGCCGGGCAGCCGCGCACGCACCTGGTGCGCCGCGCCGTCAATGGCGGCAAGGGCGCGGCGGTACAGGACGGCCTGCGCGCCGCCGCCGCCTTCGGCTATACCCACGCCTTGCAGGTGGACGCCGATGGCCAGCACGCCTTGCACGACGCCATCGCCATGGCCGAGGCGTCGCGCGCCCACCCGCAAGCCGTGATCTGCGGCGCGCCCGTCTACGGCGACGATGTCCCGCGCAGCCGCCTTTACGGGCGCTGGCTGACCCGCGTCTGGGTCTGGATCAATACGCTGTCGATGGACATCCCCGACGCCATGTGCGGCTTTCGTATTTATCCATTGGCGTCCGTGCTGCCCGTCATTGACCGCGCCGGCGTGGGCCGCCGCATGGATTTCGACATCGCCATCCTGGTGCGCCTGCATTGGCGCGGTGTGCCAATGGCGTGGCGCCCTACCCGCGTGACCTACCCGGCAGGCGGGGTGTCGCATTTCAAGGGCCTGCGCGACAACGTGCTGATCAGCCGCATGCACGCGCGGCTGTTCTTCGGGATGCTGGGCCGCGCGCCGGCGTTGCTGTGGCGCCGCCTGGCACGCAGGGCGCACCGCCTGGCAGGAAGGGCGCCATCTTGA
- a CDS encoding AMP-binding protein → MRWTPLEHLLLPDAAAHDVLLADEPPLTRAAFAQASLRAAGALQARAPRRVALWFDDAVALAIALFACWRANVIAVLPGDAQPATCATLDADVDAWLTDTALPVPPSRQWRLHGLQDHAPLAPASLDPARTLVLCTSGSSGAPKPLHKQWRQLSAEVHALQRQWPEPNAPVLGSVSAQHMYGLPFRVLWPLCAGRLIDRLQRHYPEELQQASLRYPSFTWIASPAMLRRLGQRLDWVQLRGRLLRIHSSGGALPVQVSDDIERELGLRPTEIYGSSETGAVAWRTGASDWQALPGVALSTGADGALRVQSPWVNAADEHTSDGARLTGSGFELLGRLDRIVKIEEKRISLPMLEQALMRHGYVADARVGIASGATRLTGLVALSSAGLHVLRNQGRKTLVDALRTHLGTGFESLAIPRSWRLFRHLPTNAQGKMPQVLFDAAAGPRPVNPHVVELPGQPGNERRYTLDIPYDLAFFSGHFPTVPVVPGVAQISWALSLAQRGLCPGLQFGGMEALKFQRLLRPGDRAVMALRWDEAKQKLYFTLTVDDAPCSSGRMIQRDGHAATP, encoded by the coding sequence ATGCGCTGGACACCGCTAGAACACCTGCTGCTGCCAGACGCAGCCGCCCACGACGTCCTGCTGGCCGACGAGCCGCCATTGACTCGCGCCGCTTTCGCGCAGGCCAGCCTGCGCGCGGCCGGCGCCTTGCAGGCACGCGCGCCACGCCGCGTGGCGCTGTGGTTCGACGACGCCGTGGCGCTGGCCATTGCGCTGTTCGCCTGCTGGCGCGCCAACGTCATCGCCGTCTTGCCCGGCGATGCGCAGCCCGCCACCTGCGCCACGCTGGACGCGGATGTCGACGCCTGGCTGACCGATACCGCCCTGCCCGTGCCGCCGTCGCGCCAATGGCGGCTGCACGGCTTGCAAGACCATGCGCCGCTTGCGCCCGCCAGCCTGGACCCCGCACGCACTCTGGTGCTGTGCACGTCGGGCTCCAGCGGCGCGCCCAAGCCGCTGCACAAGCAATGGCGCCAGCTGTCGGCCGAGGTCCACGCCTTGCAGCGACAATGGCCGGAACCGAACGCGCCCGTGCTGGGCAGCGTATCGGCACAACATATGTACGGCCTGCCGTTTCGCGTGCTGTGGCCGCTGTGCGCGGGCCGCTTGATCGACCGCCTTCAGCGCCACTATCCCGAGGAATTGCAGCAAGCCAGCCTGCGCTATCCGTCCTTCACCTGGATAGCCAGCCCGGCCATGTTGCGCCGGCTGGGTCAACGGCTGGACTGGGTGCAACTACGCGGCCGACTGCTGCGTATTCATTCGTCGGGCGGTGCGCTGCCGGTGCAGGTATCCGACGACATTGAACGCGAACTTGGCCTGCGTCCCACCGAAATCTATGGCAGTTCGGAAACCGGTGCCGTTGCGTGGCGCACCGGGGCATCTGACTGGCAAGCCTTGCCCGGCGTTGCGCTCAGCACAGGCGCCGACGGCGCGTTGCGCGTGCAATCGCCCTGGGTCAACGCCGCCGACGAACACACCTCGGATGGCGCCCGGCTGACCGGCAGCGGCTTTGAATTGCTGGGCCGCCTGGACCGCATCGTCAAGATCGAAGAAAAACGGATCTCGTTGCCAATGCTGGAACAGGCGCTGATGCGCCACGGCTATGTGGCCGATGCGCGCGTGGGCATCGCGAGCGGCGCCACGCGCCTGACCGGGCTGGTCGCGCTGTCGAGCGCGGGACTGCATGTGCTGCGCAACCAAGGCCGCAAGACGCTGGTGGACGCGCTACGCACGCATCTGGGCACGGGCTTTGAGTCGCTGGCCATCCCGCGATCGTGGCGCCTTTTCAGGCATTTGCCCACCAATGCGCAGGGCAAGATGCCGCAGGTATTGTTCGACGCGGCGGCGGGTCCGCGCCCGGTGAACCCCCATGTGGTCGAACTGCCCGGCCAACCCGGCAACGAACGCCGCTACACGCTGGATATTCCCTACGACCTGGCGTTTTTCAGCGGGCATTTCCCGACGGTGCCCGTGGTGCCGGGCGTCGCGCAAATCAGTTGGGCGCTGTCGCTGGCGCAGCGCGGTCTGTGCCCCGGCCTGCAATTTGGCGGCATGGAGGCCCTGAAATTCCAGCGCTTGCTGCGCCCCGGGGATCGGGCCGTGATGGCCTTGCGCTGGGACGAGGCGAAACAAAAGCTGTATTTCACCTTGACGGTGGACGACGCGCCCTGCTCGTCGGGCCGCATGATTCAAAGGGATGGCCATGCCGCAACCCCATAA
- a CDS encoding acyl carrier protein: MHTREDIFNTLRDALVELFEIEPERVTPQANLYTDLEIDSIDAIDLIDHVRRQTGRKLDANDFRTVRTVEDVVQAMWQKQAPDA, encoded by the coding sequence ATGCATACCCGTGAGGACATCTTCAATACGTTGCGCGACGCGCTGGTCGAGCTGTTCGAGATCGAACCCGAACGCGTTACGCCGCAAGCCAATCTATATACCGATCTGGAAATCGACAGCATCGACGCCATCGACCTGATCGACCACGTGCGCCGCCAGACCGGCCGCAAGTTGGACGCAAACGACTTTCGCACGGTGCGCACCGTCGAGGACGTGGTCCAGGCCATGTGGCAAAAGCAGGCTCCCGACGCATGA
- a CDS encoding phosphopantetheine-binding protein yields the protein MNQLELELKTLVIESLGLEDITPDDIASDAPLFGEGLGLDSVDALELGLALQKRYSIAIDPETRNMREHFTSISSLADFVAAQRRA from the coding sequence ATGAACCAATTGGAACTTGAGCTCAAGACGCTCGTCATCGAATCGCTGGGTCTGGAAGACATCACCCCCGACGACATCGCGTCCGACGCCCCGCTGTTTGGCGAGGGATTGGGGCTGGATTCGGTCGATGCCCTTGAGCTGGGCCTGGCGCTGCAAAAGCGCTACAGCATCGCCATCGATCCCGAAACGCGCAACATGCGCGAGCATTTCACCAGCATCAGCAGCCTGGCGGACTTTGTCGCCGCGCAGCGCCGCGCTTAA
- a CDS encoding 1-acyl-sn-glycerol-3-phosphate acyltransferase: protein MTSTTQPRQDFWLWRLLATGMAFTMFGVGGVLLRVLVFPPQRLLPGGRIERQRRARWALNRTFRLFIRFMVRVGILTVEFKGADRLGKPGQMILANHPSLLDVVFLVGHVKNANCIVKHGLATNPFTRGPVANAGYITNDESFDMFDRAADVLRNGETLIVFPEGTRTPPDALPQFHRGACAIALRGARIVTPVVIQMNPRSLTKGEPWYRIPARRMRYVIQVGEDIDPTVWSSAHPLPAAGRKMNAWLHAYFEAELARTAPAGAVMNEHATRDGGNGVKAG, encoded by the coding sequence ATGACTAGCACCACCCAACCCCGCCAGGACTTCTGGCTTTGGCGCCTGCTGGCCACCGGCATGGCCTTCACGATGTTCGGCGTGGGCGGCGTGCTGTTGCGCGTGCTGGTCTTCCCGCCGCAGCGCCTGCTGCCGGGCGGCCGGATCGAACGCCAGCGGCGCGCGCGCTGGGCGCTGAACCGCACGTTTCGCCTGTTCATCCGATTCATGGTTCGGGTGGGCATCCTGACCGTTGAATTCAAGGGTGCCGACCGCCTGGGCAAGCCCGGCCAGATGATCCTGGCCAACCACCCGTCGTTGCTCGATGTGGTGTTTCTGGTGGGACACGTCAAGAACGCCAACTGCATCGTCAAGCATGGGCTGGCCACCAACCCGTTCACGCGCGGCCCCGTTGCCAATGCGGGCTACATCACCAACGACGAGAGCTTCGACATGTTTGACCGCGCCGCCGATGTGCTGCGCAACGGCGAAACGCTGATCGTCTTCCCCGAAGGCACGCGCACGCCGCCTGACGCATTGCCGCAGTTTCACCGTGGCGCCTGCGCCATTGCGCTGCGCGGTGCGCGCATCGTCACGCCCGTGGTCATCCAGATGAACCCGCGCAGCCTGACCAAGGGCGAACCCTGGTATCGGATTCCCGCGCGCCGCATGCGCTATGTCATCCAGGTGGGCGAGGACATCGACCCGACCGTCTGGAGCAGCGCGCATCCCCTGCCCGCCGCGGGCCGCAAGATGAATGCCTGGCTGCATGCCTATTTCGAAGCCGAGCTGGCGCGCACCGCGCCGGCCGGCGCTGTCATGAACGAACACGCCACCCGGGACGGTGGCAACGGAGTCAAAGCGGGATGA
- a CDS encoding beta-ketoacyl synthase chain length factor: MLTFSIAQWQGWTQGMESPEDWFHWAQHPYCPLDDARAPRLDFLPPMQRRRLSPLARAVFECAWPLAAGRPAMPFVFASRHGETTRNFGLLQALAADEPLSPTAFGLSVHNAIAAQWSIIRGETTESVALSVDDDGLEHAFVEAAMLLDQGHDDVLVVLAEERPPAPYAAWIDDVPYTYAAAFRLRAGSDWSLALSSGAGGHRPPPTSSFDLTAAEHAWPNPLNLLRHLTLRTPTWGHANRARRWTWTRTA; this comes from the coding sequence ATGTTGACGTTTTCAATCGCGCAATGGCAAGGTTGGACGCAAGGAATGGAGTCGCCCGAAGACTGGTTTCATTGGGCGCAACACCCTTACTGTCCTCTTGATGACGCACGCGCGCCCCGCCTGGACTTTCTGCCCCCGATGCAACGCCGCCGGCTCAGCCCGCTTGCCCGCGCGGTGTTCGAATGCGCCTGGCCGCTAGCCGCCGGGCGCCCGGCGATGCCGTTCGTGTTTGCCTCGCGGCACGGCGAAACCACCCGCAATTTCGGCCTGCTGCAAGCGCTGGCGGCGGATGAACCGCTGTCTCCCACCGCGTTCGGCCTGTCGGTGCACAACGCCATTGCCGCGCAGTGGTCGATCATACGCGGTGAAACCACCGAATCCGTCGCGCTGTCGGTGGACGACGACGGCCTGGAGCACGCGTTTGTCGAAGCCGCCATGCTGCTCGACCAGGGCCATGACGACGTCCTGGTGGTGCTGGCCGAAGAACGCCCGCCCGCGCCCTATGCCGCCTGGATCGATGACGTGCCCTACACCTACGCCGCCGCGTTTCGTTTGCGCGCCGGCTCGGATTGGTCACTCGCCCTGTCCTCTGGCGCCGGCGGCCACCGCCCGCCACCCACGTCGTCCTTCGACTTGACGGCAGCGGAGCACGCCTGGCCCAACCCCTTGAACCTGCTGCGCCACCTGACGCTGCGCACCCCCACGTGGGGGCACGCTAATCGCGCCCGACGCTGGACCTGGACCCGCACCGCATGA